One genomic region from Ptychodera flava strain L36383 chromosome 5, AS_Pfla_20210202, whole genome shotgun sequence encodes:
- the LOC139133300 gene encoding histidine N-alpha-methyltransferase-like, with protein sequence MEKQILESAIPNTATQSDLVSTILPGLQSCPKYVPHWYVYDKLGSELFDRVTNENPHYHLYRVETSLLKEHTGSIIRNFDESSIFAELGAGNSSKMHSLIEAMLEKEGSLRFIPIDIAKEFLEESAKTLNEKFPSLNLQPFVGDYVDGMEYVKSLQGPKLFIFLGSSFSNIPMAQMLPFLQTVRNTLKGNRDRFLIGLDITREPEIVEEMYGHFTFADFNRNVLTRLNKDFRANFMQENFEHYANYHKNNDKDTKGLMVEDPEYIELGFRSKHRHTVSLDSVGTKIAFQEDEIFYTHVPGNMSMKWDWQQFEKLANLAGLVTDQLWTDPGNKFALGLLKADSK encoded by the exons ATGGAGAAACAG atcctTGAGTCGGCCATACCAAATACCGCAACGCAGTCAGACTTGGTTTCCACAATTCTTCCTGGATTACAAAGCTGCCCAAAGTATGTACCGCACTGGTATGTATACGACAAGCTTGGTTCAGAGTTATTTGACCGCGTTACAAACGAAAATCCTCACTATCACTTATACCGTGTGGAAACATCGCTCCTGAAGGAACACACCG GTAGCATCATACGCAATTTCGACGAATCGTCCATCTTTGCCGAGCTTGGAGCCGGGAACTCAAGTAAAATGCACAGTTTGATAGAAGCGATGTTGGAGAAGGAGGGTTCATTACGCTTCATTCCCATAGACATAGCTAAGG AATTCTTGGAAGAAAGCGCTAAGACACTGAACGAAAAATTCCCTTCCTTAAACCTGCAGCCATTCGTTGGTGATTACGTCGATGGCATGGAATACGTCAAGTCTTTACAGGGACCAAAGCTATTTATCTTCCTGGGTAGCAGCTTCAGCAACATTCCAATGGCACAAATGTTGCCATTCCTGCAAACGGTCAGAAACACCCTTAAAG GGAACCGTGACCGTTTTCTTATCGGACTTGACATAACCAGGGAGCCTGAGATCGTCGAGGAAATGTATGGCCATTTCACCTTCGCCGACTTCAATAGAAACGTCCTCACTAGACTTAACAAGGACTTCCGAGCGAACTTCATGCAGGAGAATTTCGAGCACTACGCAAACTATCACAAAAATAACGACAAGGACACCAAAGGTTTGATGGTTGAAGATCCTGAATACATAGAGCTTGGTTTCAGGAGTAAACATCGACATACTGTTAGTCTAG ACAGTGTTGGTACGAAGATAGCTTTCCAAGAAGACGAGATTTTCTATACCCATGTTCCTGGGAACATGAGCATGAAGTGGGACTGGCAACAATTCGAAAAGCTCGCCAACCTAGCTGGGCTGGTAACTGACCAACTTTGGACCGATCCGGGCAATAAATTTGCGTTAGGGCTTTTAAAAGCAGactcaaaataa